From one Deinococcus sp. YIM 134068 genomic stretch:
- a CDS encoding OsmC family protein: protein MKISALVQNSEGRHQVTLRTDGNAHSLTVPPKPMGFGSSVNGGELLFLALATCYCNDLYREAARRGLSIERVEVEVEGEFGAEGEPASNVTYRVRVAGPGDEDELRELLKHTDRVAEIQNTLRAGVDVTLMGVEIVDT from the coding sequence ATGAAGATCAGCGCCCTCGTTCAGAACAGCGAAGGTCGGCATCAGGTCACGCTGCGGACGGACGGCAACGCGCATAGCCTCACCGTTCCGCCCAAGCCGATGGGGTTCGGCTCCAGCGTCAACGGGGGGGAACTGCTATTTCTGGCCCTCGCCACCTGCTACTGCAACGATCTCTACCGGGAGGCGGCCAGGCGCGGCCTGAGCATCGAACGGGTCGAGGTGGAGGTGGAGGGCGAGTTCGGGGCCGAGGGAGAACCCGCCAGCAACGTGACCTACCGCGTGAGAGTTGCCGGGCCGGGGGACGAGGACGAACTCCGGGAGTTGTTGAAGCACACCGACCGGGTGGCCGAGATTCAGAACACGCTCAGGGCCGGGGTGGACGTGACGCTGATGGGCGTCGAGATTGTGGACACCTGA
- a CDS encoding S49 family peptidase, translated as MVNIPFLQRDADPLPKGVSRPTWVVLDLSGSYAARQPGNPIQALLNREETLETLEARVERLRDATWLHGVLVRISEFTAAPATAHAVRGILSRLAADKRVVAYLPQLTMTALIAASGAPEIVAPESADVLVPGFAAEPTFLGAFLKKHGIEFENLRIREYKAALTRFSQEAMDDANREQLSAYLTGLETAWTRDLAAARGVSEDAARAWLTGDLTSARAAHEAGLITRVAYEDELVGPGTRPLAAVLDLLTPQRPTGAKAGRVAVVPVVGAIVTGKSRNNPLPLPLLGGQMAGSDTVVAALRRAKKDDKTKAIVLYVDSGGGSALASDLIWREVATSEKPVVAVMGEYAASGGYYILTHAKRVIASPYTLTGSIGVVSGKPVLREFNARQGFRPEPVGRERALMYSPSRPYSDDERALVERGISEVYDRFVTRVAEGRGMTTERVNELGRGRIWSGLDALNLGLVDELGDLHTGIQRARELADLPEDAPTWNVTPARSGPLPEFVREAARAVSVEVWPFGRERVLTWFDREIKVR; from the coding sequence ATGGTCAACATTCCGTTCCTGCAACGTGACGCCGATCCCCTGCCCAAAGGGGTGAGCCGCCCGACCTGGGTGGTCCTCGACCTCAGCGGTTCCTACGCCGCCCGGCAGCCCGGCAACCCCATTCAGGCCCTCCTCAACCGGGAGGAGACGCTGGAGACGCTGGAGGCCCGCGTGGAGCGGCTGCGCGACGCCACGTGGCTGCACGGCGTCCTCGTCCGCATCTCGGAGTTCACGGCGGCCCCGGCGACAGCCCACGCAGTCCGGGGCATCCTCTCGCGGCTGGCGGCGGACAAGCGGGTGGTCGCCTACCTGCCGCAACTGACGATGACGGCGCTCATCGCGGCGAGCGGGGCACCCGAGATCGTCGCGCCCGAGTCGGCGGACGTGCTCGTGCCGGGCTTCGCCGCCGAGCCGACGTTCCTGGGGGCCTTCCTCAAGAAACACGGCATCGAGTTCGAGAACCTCCGCATCCGCGAGTACAAGGCGGCGCTGACCCGCTTCTCGCAGGAGGCGATGGACGACGCGAACCGCGAGCAGCTCTCGGCCTACCTCACCGGGCTGGAGACCGCCTGGACGCGCGACCTCGCCGCCGCCCGTGGGGTGAGCGAGGACGCGGCCCGCGCGTGGCTGACGGGCGACCTGACGAGCGCCCGCGCCGCGCACGAGGCGGGACTCATCACCCGCGTCGCCTACGAGGACGAACTCGTCGGCCCCGGCACCCGGCCCCTCGCGGCGGTGCTCGACCTCCTGACCCCGCAACGGCCCACGGGCGCGAAAGCCGGTCGGGTGGCCGTCGTGCCCGTCGTCGGGGCCATCGTGACGGGCAAGAGCCGCAACAATCCGCTGCCGCTGCCGCTCCTCGGCGGGCAGATGGCGGGGTCGGATACGGTGGTCGCGGCCCTGAGACGCGCGAAGAAGGACGACAAGACCAAAGCCATCGTCCTCTACGTGGACAGCGGGGGCGGCTCGGCGCTGGCGTCGGACCTGATCTGGCGCGAGGTCGCCACGTCCGAGAAGCCGGTTGTCGCCGTGATGGGCGAGTACGCGGCGAGCGGCGGGTACTACATCCTGACGCACGCCAAGCGCGTGATCGCCAGCCCGTACACGCTGACGGGCAGCATCGGTGTGGTGAGCGGCAAGCCCGTGCTGCGCGAGTTCAACGCCCGCCAGGGCTTCCGGCCCGAGCCGGTGGGCCGCGAGCGGGCGTTGATGTACTCACCCTCCCGCCCCTACAGCGACGACGAGCGGGCGCTGGTGGAGCGCGGCATCTCCGAGGTCTACGACCGTTTCGTGACGCGGGTGGCCGAGGGCCGGGGGATGACGACCGAGCGCGTGAACGAGCTGGGCCGGGGCCGCATCTGGAGCGGTCTGGACGCCCTGAACCTCGGCCTCGTGGACGAGCTGGGCGACCTGCATACGGGCATCCAGCGGGCGCGCGAACTCGCCGACCTCCCCGAAGACGCCCCGACGTGGAACGTCACCCCCGCCCGCAGCGGCCCCCTTCCCGAGTTCGTCCGCGAGGCCGCCCGCGCCGTGAGCGTGGAGGTCTGGCCCTTCGGACGCGAGCGGGTGCTGACGTGGTTCGACCGGGAGATCAAGGTGCGGTAG
- a CDS encoding group III truncated hemoglobin, with amino-acid sequence MTRGPLLTTLPVTEFGETEPAMPDALPTAAGLLVPHDGGPVADVRERPDRWVLLTLVSSALRRGVPVLAWGTGAALLGRALGARVRVEDVPEASVPLAAEWSEPLRGAVVERWTGEVPLLWRTPGVTAWAGVTLPEELRTEFLATLDEATPRSPGSPLEEIGGEPALRALLTDFYSRARADELIGPVFAAHVEDWDAHLGRVTAFWVTMLGGGVAWRGNLNTVHGGLGLRSPHLARWLTLFREAAGAHLGPHEAALLVGRAEAMGARLGGRGNRPHGGRVP; translated from the coding sequence GTGACACGCGGCCCGCTCTTGACGACCCTGCCCGTGACGGAGTTCGGGGAGACTGAGCCAGCTATGCCGGACGCCCTGCCCACAGCGGCGGGTCTCCTCGTGCCGCACGACGGGGGGCCTGTGGCGGACGTGCGCGAACGGCCCGACCGTTGGGTGCTCCTAACGCTGGTGTCGTCGGCGCTGCGGCGCGGCGTGCCCGTGCTGGCGTGGGGGACGGGAGCGGCGCTCCTGGGACGGGCGCTGGGGGCGCGGGTGCGGGTGGAAGATGTGCCCGAGGCGTCCGTTCCTTTGGCGGCGGAATGGTCCGAGCCTCTGCGCGGCGCGGTGGTGGAGAGATGGACGGGTGAAGTCCCGCTGCTGTGGCGAACGCCGGGCGTGACCGCGTGGGCGGGCGTGACGCTACCAGAGGAATTGCGAACCGAGTTCCTGGCAACTCTGGACGAGGCAACACCACGTTCCCCCGGTTCCCCGTTGGAGGAGATCGGCGGCGAGCCAGCCCTCCGCGCCCTCCTCACCGACTTCTACTCGCGGGCGCGGGCGGACGAGTTGATCGGCCCCGTCTTCGCCGCCCATGTGGAGGACTGGGACGCCCATCTGGGCCGCGTGACCGCCTTCTGGGTGACGATGCTGGGGGGAGGGGTGGCGTGGCGGGGCAACCTGAACACCGTCCACGGCGGGCTGGGGCTGCGCAGTCCGCACCTCGCGCGCTGGCTGACTCTCTTCCGGGAGGCGGCGGGGGCACACCTCGGCCCGCATGAGGCCGCACTCCTCGTCGGACGGGCGGAGGCGATGGGGGCGCGTTTAGGCGGTCGGGGGAACCGTCCTCATGGGGGGCGCGTACCGTAG
- a CDS encoding c-type cytochrome encodes MKNTFAVTMTLLLALTLGGSYAGYRIATTPHHEEGIGAGGEEVEGGDPTTAKVPSEEAPSAREAATGEAGAGGALGDVMQDQAGGTQSGENGAVIVPGGESNTGTQTGEAQEGDAADGGAGEADEASTGQSDGTTGPGVESSRESTPVGGTNAADGAPAGDTRGTPSPTESESEENTQLGQTGASNIEKTMAGDPATGDAKAAEVANAIGGDTAAGQAKFVSSCGGCHGQNGEGGIGTNLIAEEGPRGWKLEEFEVALREGHSPSRDLGAVMPRFTEEQLSDEDVLNIYTFLRAVN; translated from the coding sequence ATGAAGAACACCTTCGCCGTCACCATGACGCTGCTGCTGGCGCTCACGCTGGGCGGTTCGTATGCCGGATACCGCATCGCCACCACCCCCCATCACGAGGAGGGCATCGGGGCAGGAGGCGAGGAAGTCGAGGGCGGCGACCCGACCACCGCCAAAGTCCCCAGCGAGGAGGCCCCCTCTGCGCGCGAGGCGGCCACCGGCGAGGCGGGCGCAGGCGGCGCGCTGGGCGACGTGATGCAGGACCAGGCGGGCGGCACCCAGTCGGGCGAGAACGGCGCGGTGATCGTTCCCGGTGGCGAGTCCAACACGGGCACCCAGACGGGCGAGGCGCAGGAGGGCGACGCGGCGGACGGCGGCGCGGGGGAGGCCGATGAGGCGAGCACCGGCCAGAGCGACGGCACCACGGGGCCGGGCGTGGAGTCCTCGCGCGAGAGCACCCCGGTCGGCGGCACGAACGCGGCGGACGGTGCCCCCGCCGGGGACACCAGGGGCACCCCCTCCCCCACCGAGTCGGAGAGCGAGGAGAACACGCAGCTCGGGCAGACAGGTGCCTCCAACATCGAGAAGACGATGGCGGGCGATCCGGCCACGGGCGACGCGAAGGCTGCCGAGGTCGCCAATGCGATTGGCGGCGACACCGCCGCCGGGCAGGCCAAGTTCGTCTCGTCCTGCGGCGGCTGCCACGGCCAGAACGGCGAGGGCGGCATCGGCACCAACCTGATCGCCGAGGAGGGGCCGCGCGGCTGGAAGCTGGAGGAATTCGAGGTGGCGCTGCGCGAGGGCCACAGCCCCAGCCGCGACCTCGGGGCCGTGATGCCGCGCTTCACCGAGGAGCAGCTCAGCGACGAGGACGTGTTGAATATCTACACGTTCCTGCGGGCGGTGAATTAA
- a CDS encoding helical backbone metal receptor, with amino-acid sequence MRLASLTASNSDILAALGVVEGVVAVDNHSDAPGLERAVRVGPDLNIDVEAVRLARPDLVLASLSVPGMERVVAGVRAAGLRTLVLDPVSVPDTLRDIREIGAAVGLPERGEAVAARLEAELRALARPFPRPPRVLVEWWPRPIIAATRDSWVTDLLATLGAVNALAERPGRSSPLTLEEVRAARPDLIVCSWCGARKLRPEVIEARGLGVPVACVPESGLGRPGPRLVEGARLIAAALARLGLESITAR; translated from the coding sequence GTGCGCCTCGCCTCCCTGACAGCCAGCAACTCCGACATCCTCGCGGCGTTGGGGGTCGTGGAAGGGGTGGTCGCCGTGGACAACCACAGCGATGCGCCGGGGCTGGAGAGGGCAGTGCGCGTCGGGCCGGACCTGAACATCGACGTGGAGGCCGTACGTCTGGCCCGGCCCGACCTCGTGCTGGCGAGCCTGAGCGTGCCCGGCATGGAGCGCGTGGTGGCCGGGGTGCGCGCGGCGGGACTGCGGACGCTGGTGCTGGACCCCGTGAGCGTGCCCGACACGTTGCGCGATATCCGGGAGATCGGCGCGGCGGTCGGTCTGCCGGAGCGTGGGGAGGCGGTGGCGGCGCGGCTGGAGGCGGAATTGCGCGCCCTCGCCCGCCCCTTCCCCCGCCCGCCGCGCGTGCTCGTGGAGTGGTGGCCCCGGCCCATCATCGCGGCCACGCGCGACTCGTGGGTGACGGACCTGCTGGCGACCCTCGGTGCCGTGAACGCCCTTGCGGAAAGGCCCGGACGCAGCTCGCCCCTCACGTTGGAGGAGGTGCGCGCCGCCCGCCCCGACCTCATCGTCTGTTCGTGGTGCGGTGCCCGCAAGTTGCGGCCCGAGGTCATCGAGGCACGCGGCCTCGGCGTGCCCGTTGCATGTGTGCCGGAGAGCGGGCTGGGCCGCCCCGGTCCACGGCTGGTCGAGGGGGCACGGCTGATCGCGGCGGCGCTGGCGCGGTTGGGACTGGAGTCAATCACCGCCCGTTGA
- a CDS encoding TetR/AcrR family transcriptional regulator, translated as MARSVNPIQDRARRAALEKAAYLALYERGYAGVTLSDIAGHAGVSKGTLAYHFGSRTGLLAAVMRRFTRTITVATRRALRQAATPEDKLRAYVENQFYGVENTRRFYTVSLDFLAAATRDPALMAVQRDFQRETLALDLELARLAGGDGSPERARLLRALVEGLSVRFLADPEPDLAAYRAECLGGLRALLGWEEGSPVASRQSPGRTGGDTLPSTGGD; from the coding sequence ATGGCCCGCAGCGTCAATCCCATTCAGGACCGGGCACGGCGCGCGGCGCTGGAGAAGGCGGCGTACCTCGCCCTGTATGAGCGGGGCTATGCGGGCGTGACCCTCTCGGACATCGCCGGGCACGCGGGTGTGAGCAAGGGCACGCTCGCCTACCACTTCGGCAGCCGGACCGGGCTGCTCGCGGCGGTGATGCGGAGATTTACGCGCACGATCACGGTCGCCACCCGCCGGGCGCTGCGGCAGGCGGCCACGCCCGAGGACAAGCTGCGCGCCTACGTGGAAAACCAGTTCTACGGGGTGGAAAACACCCGGCGCTTCTACACGGTGTCGCTCGACTTTCTGGCCGCCGCCACCCGCGACCCGGCGCTGATGGCCGTGCAGCGCGACTTCCAGCGCGAGACGCTGGCCCTCGACCTCGAACTCGCGCGGCTGGCGGGCGGGGACGGCTCCCCCGAACGGGCACGGCTCCTGCGCGCCCTCGTGGAAGGCCTCAGCGTGCGCTTCCTCGCGGACCCGGAACCGGACCTCGCCGCGTACCGGGCCGAGTGCCTGGGCGGACTGCGGGCGTTGCTGGGCTGGGAAGAAGGGTCGCCGGTCGCCAGTCGCCAGTCGCCAGGAAGGACCGGGGGGGACACCCTTCCTTCAACGGGCGGTGATTGA
- a CDS encoding GNAT family N-acetyltransferase, with protein sequence MTHAPNPLPPAPLDDWLARVTLTGRHLTLVPLGEEHAPDLHAGADANTVAFLARGMAELPDVAGWADHIRSLNALPHRANWAVLVGGRAVGRISYSEVKAADRWAEIGTMLLPAAQGTATNPEAKLLLMTRAFEVLGANRIHFKVDARNARSLRAVEKLGAVREGTLRQFQVRPDGYARDSVMFSVLSAEWPGVKAGLRARLEALTDAAR encoded by the coding sequence GTGACGCACGCGCCGAATCCTCTTCCCCCCGCGCCGCTCGACGACTGGCTGGCCCGCGTGACGCTGACGGGGCGGCACCTGACCCTCGTGCCGTTGGGGGAGGAGCATGCCCCGGACCTGCACGCCGGGGCAGATGCGAACACGGTCGCCTTCCTCGCGCGTGGAATGGCCGAGCTGCCCGACGTGGCGGGCTGGGCCGATCACATCCGGTCCCTGAACGCCCTCCCCCACCGGGCGAACTGGGCCGTCCTCGTCGGGGGCCGCGCGGTCGGGCGCATCAGCTACAGCGAGGTCAAGGCCGCTGATCGCTGGGCGGAGATCGGGACCATGCTCCTGCCCGCCGCGCAGGGCACCGCCACCAACCCGGAGGCCAAACTCCTGCTGATGACGCGTGCCTTCGAGGTGCTGGGCGCGAACCGTATTCACTTCAAAGTGGACGCCCGCAACGCCCGCAGCCTGCGCGCGGTGGAAAAGCTCGGCGCGGTGCGGGAGGGGACATTGCGCCAGTTTCAGGTCCGCCCCGACGGCTATGCCCGCGACAGCGTGATGTTCAGCGTCCTGAGTGCCGAGTGGCCGGGGGTGAAGGCGGGGCTGCGGGCGCGGCTGGAGGCGCTGACCGACGCCGCGCGCTGA
- the recR gene encoding recombination mediator RecR: MKYPPSLVALIRELSRLPGIGPKSAQRLAFHLFEQPREDIERLSRALLEAKRDLHSCPVCFNITDAERCDVCSDPSRDQATICVVEEPGDVIAIERSGEYRGLYHVLHGVLSPMNGVGPDRLHIRPLLPRVAEGMEVILATGTTVEGDATALYLQRLLEPLGTVVSRIAYGLPVGGALEYADEVTLGRALAGRQRVSGTAVVPKS; this comes from the coding sequence ATGAAATATCCGCCCTCGCTCGTGGCCCTCATCCGGGAGTTGTCGCGTCTGCCGGGCATCGGGCCGAAGAGTGCCCAGCGGCTCGCCTTCCACCTGTTCGAGCAGCCGCGTGAGGACATCGAGCGGCTCTCGCGGGCGCTGCTGGAGGCCAAGCGCGACCTGCACAGTTGCCCGGTCTGTTTCAACATCACCGACGCCGAGCGGTGCGACGTGTGCAGCGACCCCTCGCGCGATCAGGCGACGATCTGCGTGGTGGAGGAACCCGGAGACGTGATCGCCATCGAGCGCAGCGGCGAGTACCGGGGCCTGTACCACGTGCTGCACGGCGTCCTCAGCCCGATGAACGGGGTCGGCCCGGACCGGCTGCACATCCGGCCCCTGCTGCCGCGCGTGGCGGAGGGCATGGAGGTCATCCTGGCGACGGGCACGACGGTGGAGGGGGACGCGACCGCGCTCTACCTTCAGCGCCTGCTGGAGCCGCTGGGGACCGTCGTGAGCCGCATCGCCTACGGGCTACCGGTGGGCGGCGCGCTGGAGTACGCCGACGAGGTGACGCTGGGTCGGGCACTCGCCGGAAGACAGCGGGTGAGCGGGACGGCGGTGGTGCCGAAGAGTTAG
- a CDS encoding YbaB/EbfC family nucleoid-associated protein, whose protein sequence is MDMKKLMKQMQQAQVAAAKIQEDLAARSVEGTASGLVTVTMNGHGKVTALKIKPEAVDPDDVEALEDLMLVALQDANAKAETLQQEATRGLGLPGF, encoded by the coding sequence ATGGACATGAAGAAGCTCATGAAGCAGATGCAGCAGGCGCAGGTCGCCGCCGCGAAGATTCAGGAGGACCTCGCCGCGCGGTCGGTGGAGGGCACGGCGAGCGGCCTCGTCACGGTGACGATGAACGGGCACGGCAAGGTCACGGCCCTGAAGATCAAGCCCGAGGCCGTGGACCCCGACGACGTGGAGGCGCTGGAGGACCTGATGCTCGTCGCGCTTCAGGACGCGAACGCGAAGGCGGAGACCTTACAGCAGGAGGCGACGCGGGGGCTGGGGCTGCCGGGCTTCTGA